A region from the Bacteroidota bacterium genome encodes:
- a CDS encoding T9SS type A sorting domain-containing protein yields MRQHKIALLLLFLPWLVVAQMPGKLLVVGGGSENYNSWSDAPYAWAVQQAPNKRVAIIGTETNPSSWLPTYFVARGAVFAKNFPVATQAAANTQALYDSLSTYDMIFFRGGNQANYYNRYRNTLLQQAVEVVFNRGGVVGGTSAGLHILSKVVYTAVNGTVYPDEALANPHNQYMTLSDNFFQFLPGVVFDSHVAERGRFARTLAFVAKWKFDQNLDIVGIGVDDKTAVCIDQNLNATVYGTGAAGIYRSGPGNQFSLGGTKLLASNVLVSQMIHGCTFNIGSMEMNGLTQMVPPRSDGTLPASHIWLSATETLSKNQLMLSQLGQHGNPGDTIVVVTTGTESSVSVYVNWLTTNGKPTSVLVASAANGNNAGWLAKAGRSNKFLFAACSYQPLMDFMVTPVGQVLRSRLLALGSAVAFVGGNSRYAGRTLLLNYEQAYASYDGLMDFRPGLGLLRSAIVMPNTFTGSPTTDVENTATGVPYAMVRDSLQYGFWLHDDAIAHFRPNGAQFELTAFGNFPLIVAENPGTTAALTTQSAVSSGLPRGVAGFSQFHFSLMDQSTTKIIDTYASLTDNTRTSARLWISPNPSTSFIRFEGLEAGSYLLRIYSMNGTLIKSEKISTNRPFDISSLKKGLYLVSLQADQGQTSTTKFLKQ; encoded by the coding sequence ATGCGGCAACATAAAATAGCTTTATTGCTTTTATTCCTGCCCTGGTTGGTCGTTGCCCAGATGCCCGGCAAGCTTCTCGTTGTGGGAGGAGGCAGCGAAAACTACAATAGCTGGAGCGATGCGCCCTACGCCTGGGCTGTTCAGCAGGCGCCCAACAAACGTGTGGCCATCATTGGCACCGAAACCAATCCCAGTTCGTGGCTCCCCACTTATTTTGTGGCCAGGGGTGCTGTGTTTGCAAAAAACTTCCCGGTAGCTACACAGGCCGCTGCCAACACACAGGCTTTGTACGACAGCCTTAGTACCTACGACATGATTTTTTTCCGTGGTGGCAATCAGGCCAATTACTACAACCGTTACCGCAACACCCTGCTGCAGCAGGCTGTGGAAGTGGTGTTCAACCGAGGCGGCGTGGTTGGCGGAACATCGGCCGGGTTGCATATCCTTTCGAAAGTGGTGTACACAGCTGTAAACGGGACCGTGTATCCCGACGAAGCCCTGGCCAATCCGCACAACCAGTATATGACCCTGAGCGACAACTTTTTCCAGTTTTTGCCGGGGGTTGTATTCGACAGCCATGTGGCTGAGCGGGGCCGGTTTGCACGCACCCTGGCTTTTGTGGCCAAGTGGAAATTCGACCAGAACCTGGACATCGTGGGCATTGGCGTGGACGATAAAACGGCCGTTTGCATCGACCAGAACCTCAATGCCACAGTTTATGGCACCGGAGCCGCCGGCATATACCGTAGCGGGCCTGGCAACCAGTTCAGCCTTGGAGGCACCAAGCTGCTTGCCAGCAATGTGCTGGTTAGCCAGATGATTCATGGCTGCACATTCAACATTGGCAGCATGGAAATGAACGGCCTGACACAGATGGTGCCGCCGCGTTCCGATGGCACACTTCCCGCATCGCATATCTGGTTAAGTGCCACCGAAACCCTTAGCAAGAATCAACTGATGTTGAGTCAGTTGGGGCAACACGGCAACCCAGGCGACACCATTGTTGTTGTGACCACAGGAACCGAAAGCAGTGTATCTGTCTATGTCAATTGGCTCACCACCAACGGCAAACCCACTTCAGTTCTGGTGGCATCGGCTGCCAATGGCAACAATGCCGGATGGCTGGCCAAAGCCGGACGCAGCAACAAATTCCTGTTTGCAGCATGCAGCTACCAGCCATTGATGGACTTTATGGTGACTCCCGTCGGGCAGGTGTTGCGCTCCCGGCTATTAGCTTTGGGCTCGGCAGTGGCATTTGTGGGCGGCAACAGCAGGTATGCGGGCCGCACCCTCTTGCTCAATTACGAGCAGGCCTACGCCAGCTACGATGGCCTGATGGATTTCCGGCCGGGCCTCGGTTTGCTGCGCTCGGCCATTGTCATGCCCAATACTTTCACTGGTTCGCCGACCACCGATGTGGAAAACACGGCCACCGGAGTACCTTACGCCATGGTACGCGACAGCCTGCAATATGGTTTCTGGCTGCACGACGACGCCATTGCCCACTTCAGACCCAATGGTGCACAGTTCGAACTAACCGCCTTCGGCAACTTCCCGCTTATTGTGGCCGAAAACCCGGGAACTACAGCTGCACTCACCACCCAGAGCGCCGTCAGCAGCGGACTCCCGCGTGGCGTTGCCGGCTTCAGCCAGTTCCACTTCAGCCTGATGGACCAAAGCACAACAAAAATCATTGACACCTATGCCTCGCTGACTGACAATACCCGAACAAGTGCTCGTTTGTGGATCTCACCCAACCCCTCCACATCTTTCATCCGTTTTGAAGGACTCGAAGCCGGAAGTTACCTGCTTCGCATCTACTCAATGAACGGAACCCTGATAAAAAGTGAAAAAATCTCCACTAATCGTCCGTTCGATATCAGCAGCCTGAAAAAAGGCTTGTATCTCGTCAGCCTGCAGGCCGATCAGGGTCAGACCAGCACCACTAAATTTCTCAAGCAATGA
- the cydB gene encoding cytochrome d ubiquinol oxidase subunit II — METFLGIDYPTWWFLVVGALFSGYAILDGFDLGAGAWHLFLKGDRNRRIALNAVGPVWDGNEVWLVIGGGALFAGFPVLYASAFSAMYIPFMLFLVVLIFRAVSIEFRSKEKMYWWRQSWDVAYSLSSIMMALLLGIVLGNVLQGMPLDAEHHFTGHWLDFINPYAIMVGITTLALFMMHGALYLAMKTEGQLFEKVNHLLRSAMIFFIVAYAIVTVYTLIYLPHLSDTISENTALFVVPALSMLSIANIPRLVSKQKYVQAFLFSALTMSFLLILVAIELYPVMIFSTINPEYSITIYNAASSDKSLGIMLLMTIIGIPLVAIYTFFVYKTFWGKVKMDETSY; from the coding sequence ATGGAAACTTTTTTAGGAATAGATTATCCCACCTGGTGGTTTTTGGTGGTAGGCGCACTCTTTTCGGGTTATGCCATTCTGGACGGCTTTGACCTGGGAGCAGGAGCATGGCATTTGTTCTTAAAGGGCGACCGCAACAGGCGCATTGCACTCAACGCTGTGGGGCCGGTGTGGGACGGAAATGAGGTTTGGCTGGTTATCGGAGGCGGTGCCCTGTTTGCCGGCTTTCCGGTGTTGTACGCCTCAGCATTCTCGGCCATGTACATACCTTTTATGCTGTTTCTTGTGGTGCTTATCTTCCGGGCGGTATCCATCGAATTCCGGAGCAAGGAAAAGATGTACTGGTGGCGCCAGAGCTGGGACGTGGCCTACAGCCTTTCGAGCATCATGATGGCGCTGTTGCTGGGTATTGTGCTGGGCAATGTATTGCAAGGCATGCCGCTCGACGCCGAACACCACTTCACCGGTCATTGGCTCGACTTCATCAACCCTTATGCAATCATGGTCGGCATCACTACCCTGGCCCTGTTTATGATGCATGGTGCGCTCTATCTGGCGATGAAAACAGAGGGACAGCTGTTCGAAAAGGTTAACCACCTGCTTCGCAGCGCCATGATCTTTTTCATCGTGGCTTATGCGATTGTGACCGTTTACACCCTCATTTACCTGCCACACCTTTCCGATACCATTTCCGAAAACACCGCCTTGTTTGTGGTACCTGCCCTGTCGATGCTGAGCATTGCCAACATTCCGCGGCTGGTCAGCAAACAAAAATATGTGCAGGCCTTTTTGTTTTCGGCACTCACCATGAGTTTTCTGCTTATTCTGGTGGCCATCGAACTCTATCCTGTGATGATCTTCTCGACCATCAATCCGGAATACAGCATCACCATCTACAATGCCGCATCGTCCGACAAATCGCTGGGCATCATGCTGTTGATGACGATCATCGGGATACCGCTAGTAGCTATTTATACCTTCTTTGTGTATAAGACCTTCTGGGGCAAGGTGAAAATGGACGAAACCTCGTATTGA
- a CDS encoding cytochrome ubiquinol oxidase subunit I yields the protein MDVEILSRIQFAFTVSFHYIYPPLSIGLGLMMVIYEGAFLRTGNKMYEQLARFWTRIFAITFGLGVATGIVMEFEFGTNWATYSRFVGDVFGSALAAEGIFAFALESGFLGVLLFGWNRVRPIVHFIATLGVWLGSMFSAVWIVVANSWQQTPAGHHIVGHGNQMRAEITDFWAMVFNPSSVDRILHTWIGALIAGAFLVMSVHAWYILKGRYVEMSRKAFGLALIVAAFFSVMQLVTGHSSASGVAKNQPEKLAAFEGHYNQSDPAHLYLFGWVNHEKQKVYGPYVPGGLSFLIHGNFDTPVPGLNDFPKDEIPTQVNAIFQFYHLMVAFGLFFIALTLFGLWMWWRGRLFETKWLLWIFVFAVVLPQLANQFGWFAAEMGRQPWVVYKLLRTSDAFSPTVTAQNVLFSLILFTLVYALLFVLFIYLLDKKIKAGPYDERNEEGRPLQEDIANQLVK from the coding sequence ATGGATGTTGAAATACTTTCACGGATTCAGTTTGCTTTCACAGTTTCCTTTCACTACATCTATCCCCCGCTCAGCATAGGTCTTGGGCTGATGATGGTGATCTACGAAGGTGCCTTTTTGCGCACCGGTAATAAGATGTACGAGCAGCTGGCGCGTTTCTGGACGCGCATTTTTGCCATCACCTTTGGGCTAGGTGTGGCCACGGGCATCGTCATGGAGTTTGAGTTTGGCACCAACTGGGCCACCTACTCCCGCTTTGTAGGCGATGTGTTTGGCAGCGCCCTTGCAGCCGAGGGTATCTTCGCCTTTGCGCTCGAGAGCGGCTTTTTGGGCGTATTGCTTTTTGGCTGGAACAGGGTCAGACCCATTGTGCATTTCATTGCAACCCTGGGGGTTTGGCTGGGCTCGATGTTTTCGGCCGTATGGATTGTGGTGGCCAACAGCTGGCAGCAAACGCCGGCCGGCCACCATATCGTGGGGCACGGCAACCAGATGCGGGCCGAAATCACCGATTTCTGGGCGATGGTTTTTAATCCATCGAGTGTCGATCGCATCCTGCACACCTGGATCGGAGCGCTTATTGCCGGCGCTTTTCTGGTGATGAGCGTACACGCCTGGTACATTCTCAAAGGCCGGTATGTGGAAATGTCGCGCAAGGCTTTCGGGCTTGCCCTCATTGTGGCCGCCTTTTTCTCGGTCATGCAGCTGGTCACAGGCCACAGTTCTGCCTCAGGGGTAGCTAAAAATCAACCCGAAAAACTTGCCGCCTTTGAGGGCCATTACAACCAAAGCGACCCGGCCCACCTGTATCTCTTCGGCTGGGTGAACCATGAAAAACAAAAAGTGTATGGTCCATATGTCCCGGGCGGCCTCAGCTTTCTGATACATGGCAACTTCGATACCCCTGTGCCCGGATTGAACGACTTTCCCAAAGATGAAATCCCCACCCAGGTGAATGCCATTTTTCAATTCTACCATTTGATGGTTGCTTTCGGCCTGTTTTTTATAGCCCTCACCCTGTTTGGTTTGTGGATGTGGTGGCGGGGCAGGCTATTCGAGACCAAATGGCTGCTGTGGATATTCGTGTTTGCCGTAGTGCTGCCGCAACTGGCCAACCAGTTTGGATGGTTTGCGGCCGAGATGGGACGTCAGCCATGGGTGGTATATAAACTACTGCGCACCAGCGATGCTTTTTCGCCCACCGTAACAGCACAAAACGTGCTTTTCTCCCTTATTCTGTTTACCCTGGTCTATGCCCTGCTCTTTGTGTTGTTCATTTATCTGCTGGACAAAAAGATCAAAGCCGGACCGTACGATGAGCGTAACGAGGAAGGCAGGCCCCTGCAGGAGGACATTGCTAATCAGTTGGTTAAATAA
- a CDS encoding tetrathionate reductase family octaheme c-type cytochrome: protein MKPVTKALVFFLAIIAPLVIITLALRRPADDKTRLNELRERYTKVRQPGVDHGKFAVLQQDFDNPHQITAACLSCHTERGHELLSSPHFTWEREDFIPGKGVVYIGKKNLINNFCTGVQSNEGSCMKCHAGYGWADKSFDFKNPFNIDCIVCHDNTGTYQKASGMAGYPEMGGDKGPDFKAILASVGIPASQNCGSCHFFGGGGNNVKHGDLEVALLTSGRQVDVHMGVDGIHMKCVDCHTAENHKMKGRYFGITATGNNRLSCEDCHTSTPHVRSILNEHTIKVSCQACHIPVYAKVNATKMEWDWSTATKKLDGKGFEVKDEDGNIIYTSAKGDFVWKKNVRPEYSWFNGTADHLLITDKIDTTEGVVKINRLFGEYKDQKSKIVPVKVHRGRQPYDPETLHVLQAKLWDRQPGQGALWLDLNWDSAIIKGMEYVGLPYSGKYAFIDTEVYLPVNHMVSPSAETVSCKECHTRSEEGRLAQLRDFYMPGRDRNDTADFAGRLLLILSFVGVAGHAGIRFMASRKNRKNA, encoded by the coding sequence ATGAAACCAGTAACAAAAGCATTGGTCTTTTTCCTGGCCATCATCGCTCCGCTTGTCATCATCACCCTGGCATTGCGGAGGCCTGCCGACGACAAGACCCGACTCAACGAATTGCGTGAAAGGTACACGAAAGTTCGACAGCCTGGGGTAGATCACGGCAAATTTGCGGTTTTGCAGCAGGATTTCGACAATCCGCACCAGATCACGGCAGCATGCCTTTCGTGTCATACCGAGCGCGGGCACGAGTTGCTGTCCAGCCCGCACTTTACCTGGGAACGCGAAGACTTCATCCCCGGAAAAGGGGTGGTGTACATCGGCAAGAAAAACCTCATCAACAATTTCTGCACCGGGGTTCAGTCCAACGAAGGGAGCTGCATGAAATGCCACGCCGGTTATGGCTGGGCCGACAAGTCGTTCGATTTCAAAAACCCATTCAACATCGACTGCATTGTTTGCCACGACAATACAGGAACCTATCAGAAAGCGTCGGGTATGGCCGGTTATCCGGAAATGGGGGGCGACAAAGGCCCTGATTTCAAGGCTATTCTGGCCAGTGTGGGCATTCCGGCCAGCCAGAACTGCGGCAGTTGTCACTTTTTTGGTGGGGGCGGAAACAATGTGAAGCATGGTGATCTGGAGGTTGCCTTGCTCACCTCCGGCCGACAGGTGGATGTGCATATGGGTGTCGATGGCATCCACATGAAGTGTGTGGATTGCCACACGGCAGAAAATCACAAGATGAAAGGACGCTATTTCGGCATCACAGCCACCGGCAACAATCGCCTGAGCTGCGAAGATTGCCACACCTCCACACCGCACGTGCGCAGCATTCTCAACGAACACACCATCAAAGTGTCGTGCCAGGCCTGCCATATCCCGGTTTATGCCAAAGTGAATGCCACCAAAATGGAATGGGACTGGAGCACAGCCACCAAAAAGCTCGATGGCAAAGGCTTTGAGGTTAAGGACGAGGATGGCAACATCATCTATACCTCGGCCAAGGGCGACTTTGTGTGGAAGAAAAATGTCAGACCCGAATACTCATGGTTCAATGGCACGGCCGATCACCTGCTGATTACCGATAAGATTGATACCACCGAGGGCGTGGTTAAAATCAACAGACTTTTTGGCGAATACAAAGACCAGAAAAGCAAGATTGTTCCTGTGAAAGTTCATCGTGGCCGCCAGCCCTACGATCCCGAAACCCTGCATGTGCTGCAGGCCAAGTTGTGGGACCGCCAGCCCGGTCAGGGGGCCCTGTGGCTCGACCTTAACTGGGACAGTGCAATTATTAAAGGTATGGAGTACGTAGGGCTGCCCTACAGCGGAAAATATGCGTTTATTGATACAGAGGTCTATCTTCCTGTAAACCACATGGTTTCGCCAAGTGCAGAAACTGTGTCGTGCAAGGAGTGTCACACCCGAAGTGAGGAAGGCCGGCTTGCACAGCTTCGCGACTTTTATATGCCCGGCCGCGACCGCAACGACACCGCAGACTTTGCCGGCAGATTGCTGCTGATCTTGTCTTTTGTCGGAGTGGCAGGTCATGCCGGTATCCGGTTTATGGCTTCCAGAAAAAACCGTAAAAATGCCTAA
- a CDS encoding cytochrome b/b6 domain-containing protein yields the protein MKNFKKVYIYKGFERFWHWNQSLLIFILAITGFEIHSSYNLLGYDTAVDIHNKAAWGFIVLIIFAIFWHFTTGEWKQYLPTTQNLKAQLDFYLFGIFRNAPHPTKKTVLSKLNPLQRLVYLGLKLLVIPVMVTTGLAYMFYRYPQGDRIEITNIQNLELVAVLHTLGAFVLLSFVVVHLYLITTGHTLTSNLKAMITGWEELEEDEDTPADEPKKEEEK from the coding sequence ATGAAAAATTTTAAAAAGGTTTACATCTACAAAGGATTCGAGCGATTCTGGCACTGGAACCAGTCGTTGCTGATTTTTATCCTCGCCATCACAGGCTTCGAAATCCACAGTTCCTACAACCTTCTGGGCTACGACACTGCTGTGGATATTCACAACAAAGCGGCATGGGGATTCATTGTGCTCATCATCTTTGCCATCTTCTGGCACTTTACGACAGGCGAGTGGAAACAATACCTGCCCACAACCCAAAACCTTAAGGCTCAGCTCGATTTCTACCTGTTCGGAATTTTCCGCAACGCGCCCCATCCCACCAAAAAAACCGTGCTCAGCAAGCTCAATCCTCTGCAACGCCTTGTCTATCTCGGACTTAAATTGCTGGTCATCCCGGTCATGGTCACCACCGGACTTGCCTATATGTTTTACCGCTATCCGCAGGGCGACCGGATTGAGATTACCAATATCCAGAACCTTGAGCTTGTGGCCGTGCTGCATACCCTCGGAGCTTTTGTGCTGCTTTCGTTTGTGGTGGTGCACCTCTATCTGATCACCACCGGGCACACCCTCACTTCCAACCTCAAAGCTATGATCACCGGATGGGAAGAGCTCGAGGAAGATGAAGATACCCCTGCTGACGAACCTAAAAAAGAAGAAGAGAAATGA
- a CDS encoding rhodanese-like domain-containing protein encodes MKSLRIVSAGWIALMALVLLSSCNKSAIPPASAVGESAQLVQWLNQNGNWINSDKVPAVISADDAYELLNGNNLFIDLRDASQYGAGHIPNAINIRPEELLDYLDKRLDINAFDKVVFVCSRGQLSAWVNGIVRLLGYDNTYSIRFGMNAWDATLANEGWDKAISDKWADQLVTGMPDFPKAVNDLPVVSTGKSSLYQIAHDRAAALLAESSASHFLEFDSLAKHMEEYFIINYWSPADYETVGHLPAARQFSPRKSLAIDAQLLSIPTTQKIVVYCYTGHHSAHAVAYLRMLGYDAYSLLYGANSFMHSRMQRDGWPASHQWSELQKRKYPLSSSAVLPVNPAGEIKKAAQGGC; translated from the coding sequence ATGAAATCACTGAGAATAGTTTCCGCAGGCTGGATTGCGTTGATGGCGCTGGTATTGCTGAGTTCCTGCAACAAATCCGCTATCCCGCCCGCATCAGCTGTGGGCGAATCAGCACAGCTCGTGCAATGGCTGAACCAGAACGGCAACTGGATCAACTCGGATAAGGTGCCGGCCGTCATCTCGGCCGACGATGCGTATGAGCTCCTGAATGGCAATAATTTGTTTATCGACCTGCGCGATGCCTCGCAGTATGGCGCAGGACACATCCCCAATGCAATCAACATCAGACCGGAGGAATTACTTGATTATCTTGACAAAAGGCTGGATATCAATGCATTTGACAAGGTTGTCTTCGTGTGTTCAAGAGGGCAGCTTTCGGCATGGGTCAACGGCATTGTGCGTTTGCTGGGCTATGACAATACCTATTCGATCCGGTTTGGCATGAATGCCTGGGACGCTACCCTGGCAAACGAAGGCTGGGATAAAGCAATAAGCGACAAATGGGCCGACCAATTGGTAACAGGAATGCCGGATTTTCCCAAAGCTGTGAACGATCTGCCTGTTGTATCAACTGGAAAATCAAGCCTATATCAGATTGCTCACGACAGGGCGGCCGCATTGCTGGCCGAAAGCAGCGCCTCTCATTTTCTCGAATTCGATTCGCTGGCAAAACACATGGAAGAGTACTTCATCATCAACTATTGGTCGCCGGCCGATTACGAAACTGTCGGACATCTTCCCGCTGCCAGGCAGTTTAGCCCGCGAAAATCGCTTGCAATCGATGCACAGTTGCTTTCAATCCCCACCACACAGAAGATTGTTGTCTATTGCTACACCGGACATCATTCGGCACATGCTGTGGCCTATCTGCGCATGTTGGGCTACGATGCCTACTCATTGCTTTATGGTGCCAACTCGTTTATGCACAGCAGGATGCAACGGGATGGCTGGCCAGCCTCACATCAATGGAGCGAACTGCAGAAACGTAAATACCCCCTTTCGAGCAGTGCGGTATTGCCTGTCAATCCGGCCGGCGAAATCAAAAAAGCGGCTCAGGGTGGCTGTTAA
- a CDS encoding YeeE/YedE family protein, translated as MNEQPKPYMNAYLAGFLLGLVLLASFFITGRGLGASGAAKSVVIETVGHMAPEHAKSNSFYAAFFADGDGRPMKNWLVYLVAGLLGGAFFSGFVSGRAGLAIDKGPRISNGTRLLFALLGGILFGIGSQFGRGCTSGAALSGMAVLSTAGFLTMIFIFGTGYVIAYFFRKLWIH; from the coding sequence ATGAACGAACAACCTAAACCTTACATGAATGCCTACCTGGCAGGTTTCCTGCTTGGACTGGTATTGCTGGCTTCGTTTTTTATTACCGGACGCGGGCTTGGCGCCAGTGGTGCAGCCAAGAGCGTAGTTATTGAAACAGTGGGCCACATGGCGCCTGAACATGCAAAGTCCAATTCGTTTTATGCGGCATTTTTTGCCGATGGCGATGGCCGTCCCATGAAAAACTGGCTGGTTTATCTGGTGGCCGGATTGCTGGGCGGGGCATTTTTCTCGGGCTTTGTGTCCGGCAGGGCAGGATTGGCCATCGATAAAGGTCCGCGCATCAGCAATGGTACACGGCTTTTGTTTGCGCTGTTAGGAGGTATACTTTTTGGCATCGGCTCCCAGTTCGGACGCGGATGCACCAGCGGCGCCGCCCTCAGCGGGATGGCTGTGCTCTCCACCGCCGGTTTCCTGACCATGATTTTCATCTTCGGAACCGGCTATGTCATCGCTTACTTTTTCCGTAAACTCTGGATACATTAA
- a CDS encoding YeeE/YedE family protein has protein sequence MGPLIPQGFINPDLNLLFAFVIGLGFGYVLEQGGFSNSRKLAGVFYGYDFVVLRVFFTAAITAMLGLQLFRYLGWIEFDLLYINPTYIYSIIAGGVIMGFGFILGGFCPGTSMVAAVIGKIDAMVFVLGMLIGIFIFGEAYSIFEPVYTGSFIGSPFVYESLGLSRNVFVLLLVVIALSAFIITRKIEDKVNGLPVSAGIFHPSYTGPFAMMLGLAVLFFVLPERPKARWNEVAAEELIQKMANPASYVDTDELAWKLLNPQSNDLYIVDVRPSEDFALFSLPGSINIPLAELLEPASLNSLRSAKGQIVFISNGSTDAQAAWLAAGRAGLENIRLLKGGLNGFVEDIFVNDFIAKIKDETEQFRQRFRQEARSRFSTGQAAGAKTAAPAAIPAGMKTVSGAKGGC, from the coding sequence ATGGGACCACTTATTCCACAAGGATTTATCAACCCCGACCTGAACCTGCTCTTTGCTTTTGTGATTGGTCTGGGATTTGGCTATGTGCTCGAACAGGGCGGGTTTTCGAATTCACGTAAACTCGCCGGTGTTTTCTACGGTTACGATTTTGTCGTGCTCAGGGTATTCTTCACTGCCGCCATCACCGCAATGCTTGGCCTGCAACTGTTCAGATACCTCGGCTGGATCGAATTCGACTTGCTCTACATCAACCCTACGTACATTTATTCGATCATTGCCGGAGGCGTGATCATGGGATTTGGTTTTATTCTGGGCGGTTTTTGCCCCGGAACCAGCATGGTTGCCGCCGTGATCGGAAAAATTGACGCCATGGTGTTTGTGCTGGGCATGCTGATCGGTATTTTCATCTTCGGTGAAGCCTACAGCATTTTCGAACCTGTTTACACAGGCAGTTTTATTGGCAGTCCTTTTGTGTACGAATCGCTTGGGCTGTCGCGCAATGTTTTTGTGCTTCTGCTTGTAGTGATTGCGCTTTCTGCTTTCATCATCACCCGCAAAATTGAAGACAAGGTGAACGGGCTACCGGTATCTGCCGGCATCTTTCATCCATCCTACACCGGGCCGTTCGCAATGATGCTTGGGCTGGCTGTGTTGTTTTTTGTGCTTCCCGAGCGGCCCAAAGCAAGGTGGAACGAAGTGGCAGCTGAAGAACTAATCCAAAAAATGGCCAATCCGGCCAGCTATGTCGATACCGACGAGCTGGCATGGAAACTGCTCAATCCGCAAAGCAACGACCTCTACATCGTGGATGTGCGACCCTCGGAGGACTTTGCCCTGTTCAGCCTGCCCGGCTCAATCAATATTCCTCTTGCTGAGCTGCTTGAGCCTGCATCGCTCAACAGCCTGCGCAGTGCAAAGGGACAAATTGTTTTTATCAGCAATGGTTCCACCGATGCCCAGGCTGCCTGGCTGGCCGCAGGCAGGGCAGGCCTGGAAAATATCCGGTTGCTTAAAGGCGGCCTGAATGGATTTGTGGAAGACATTTTTGTCAATGACTTCATCGCTAAAATTAAAGACGAAACCGAGCAGTTTCGTCAGCGTTTCCGTCAGGAAGCCCGCAGCAGGTTCAGCACCGGCCAGGCAGCAGGTGCAAAAACCGCCGCTCCTGCCGCCATTCCGGCTGGTATGAAAACTGTCTCAGGCGCAAAAGGTGGATGTTAA
- a CDS encoding MBL fold metallo-hydrolase, giving the protein MITYTNTIYAQFETKLSEELFISKLTDTIYVVTHYFPWESNSLIVKASDKEVVLIDTPYDTTSTALMLNWVETNLNPDKITALNTGFLVDNLGGNQYLRERGIDIYGADKTCNLIDERGKQTQQQLISWLKPEQERIKKVYEKMVFVKPNKIFKIEEGIFLKIGNLSFDVYFPGETHSPDNLVVYIKECNLLFGGCMVKALSYQNLGFTGDANIAEWPISMKKVQEKYKTASIVIPHHGMWGDMSLVQHTIDLLLKK; this is encoded by the coding sequence TTGATAACTTATACTAACACGATTTACGCTCAATTTGAGACAAAACTAAGTGAGGAATTATTTATTTCAAAACTGACAGACACAATTTATGTGGTTACACATTATTTTCCTTGGGAATCAAATTCATTAATTGTTAAAGCGTCTGACAAAGAAGTCGTTTTAATTGACACACCATATGACACCACGTCTACTGCATTAATGTTGAACTGGGTTGAAACCAATTTGAATCCTGATAAAATCACAGCACTAAATACAGGTTTTCTTGTTGATAATTTAGGAGGAAATCAATATTTAAGAGAAAGAGGAATAGACATTTATGGTGCTGATAAGACTTGTAATTTGATTGACGAAAGAGGAAAGCAAACACAACAACAACTTATCTCTTGGTTGAAACCTGAACAAGAAAGAATAAAAAAAGTATATGAAAAAATGGTTTTTGTAAAACCGAACAAAATCTTTAAAATTGAAGAAGGAATATTTTTAAAAATTGGGAATTTAAGTTTTGATGTGTATTTTCCTGGAGAAACTCATTCTCCGGATAACTTAGTGGTTTATATAAAAGAATGTAATTTATTATTTGGAGGTTGTATGGTTAAAGCTTTATCATATCAAAATCTTGGATTTACAGGGGATGCAAATATTGCTGAATGGCCTATATCAATGAAAAAAGTACAAGAAAAATATAAAACTGCAAGTATTGTGATACCACATCATGGAATGTGGGGTGATATGAGTTTAGTTCAACATACGATTGATTTATTACTGAAAAAATAA